A single region of the Apodemus sylvaticus chromosome 7, mApoSyl1.1, whole genome shotgun sequence genome encodes:
- the LOC127688787 gene encoding glutathione S-transferase alpha-4, which translates to MEAKPKLYYFQGRGKMESIRWLLAAAGVEFEEEFLETREQYEKLLKDGRLLFGQVPLVEIDGMPLTQTRAILSYLAAKHNLYGKDLKERLRIDMYVDGTQDLMMMIAGAPFKSPQEKEESYALAVTKAKTRYFPAFEKILKDHGEAFLVGNQLSWADIQLLEVILMVEELHAPVLSDFPLLQAFKTRISNIPTIKKFLQPGSQRKPPPDDHYVEVVRTVLKF; encoded by the exons ATGGAAGCCAAACCCAAGCTCTACTACTTTCAAGGCAGGGGAAAGATGGAGTCGATCCGCTGGCTGCTGGCTGCGGCTGGAGTGGAG TTTGAAGAAGAATTTCTTGAGACAAGAGAACAATATGAGAAGTTGCTAAAGG ATGGACGCCTGCTTTTTGGCCAGGTGCCTTTGGTTGAAATAGATGGGATGCCACTGACACAGACCAgagccatcctcagctacctcGCTGCCAAGCACAACTTGTATGGGAAGGACCTGAAGGAGAGACTCAG GATTGATATGTATGTGGATGGCACCCAGGACCTGATGATGATGATTGCCGGGGCTCCATTTAAATCCCCTCAGGAAAAAGAGGAGAGCTATGCTCTAGCTGTGACGAAAGCTAAAACCCGTTACTTCCCAGCCTTTGAAAAG atTTTAAAAGACCATGGAGAGGCTTTTCTTGTTGGCAACCAACTCAGCTGGGCAGACATCCAGCTGCTAGAAGTCATTTTGATGGTGGAGGAACTCCATGCTCCTGTGCTGTCCGACTTCCCGCTGCTGCAG GCATTTAAAACAAGAATCAGCAACATTCCTACAATTAAGAAGTTCCTGCAACCCGGAAGTCAGAGGAAGCCTCCTCCAGATGACCACTATGTTGAGGTGGTCAGGACCGTCCTGAAGTTCTAG